A DNA window from Mucilaginibacter xinganensis contains the following coding sequences:
- a CDS encoding M16 family metallopeptidase: MTDYQVHTLPNGIRILFKHAASTITHCCFIVNAGSRDETEQQTGLAHFIEHLLFKETERRSTNQILNRLELVGADLNAYTTKEYTCIHASLLSQHLERTVDLFEDILFHSTFPADEQEKERGVILDEIASYLDQPEEAIQDDFEELLFKGHPIGNNILGTPETVAKLSSADINQFIDANYNTSEMIFAVFGDYDFRKLVKLSEKYFGAVKTNQNTKHRLVPGPISSSRSIITKPISQTHCIIGSRAYPSAHRHKNGLLLLNNLLGGMGMSSRLNLEIREKHGIAYTVESNYTSLTDTGIFSIYFGTDSEKAEKATKLILKELKKLRDQKLGTLQLHQAKEKFIGQIALAEENRMSLIISMAKSLLDFNYIDTLQEVFDKINAVTSEQLLEISNEIFDNDRMITLLFEPKQ; this comes from the coding sequence ATGACGGATTACCAGGTTCACACTTTACCAAACGGCATCAGGATACTTTTCAAACATGCAGCCTCAACAATAACCCATTGCTGTTTTATTGTTAATGCCGGCTCGCGCGATGAAACAGAACAGCAAACCGGGCTGGCACATTTTATTGAGCACCTGCTTTTTAAGGAAACCGAACGCCGGAGCACCAACCAGATCCTGAACCGCCTTGAACTTGTGGGCGCCGATCTTAACGCATACACTACCAAAGAATATACCTGCATCCATGCTTCCCTGTTAAGCCAGCACCTGGAACGCACGGTTGATCTTTTCGAGGATATTTTATTCCACTCTACTTTCCCTGCGGATGAACAGGAAAAGGAGCGGGGCGTGATCCTTGACGAGATCGCATCGTACCTTGACCAACCCGAGGAAGCCATACAGGATGATTTTGAGGAACTGCTTTTTAAAGGGCACCCGATAGGAAACAATATTTTGGGGACTCCTGAAACCGTTGCCAAACTCAGCAGCGCAGATATCAATCAATTTATTGACGCTAATTATAACACCTCCGAAATGATCTTTGCTGTTTTTGGCGATTATGATTTCAGGAAGCTGGTGAAGCTGTCTGAAAAATATTTTGGCGCAGTTAAAACCAATCAAAACACCAAGCACAGACTAGTGCCGGGGCCCATCAGTTCAAGCCGGAGTATTATTACCAAGCCCATTTCGCAAACCCATTGTATTATTGGCAGCAGGGCTTACCCGTCGGCACACCGGCATAAAAACGGGTTGCTGCTGTTGAACAACCTGCTGGGCGGTATGGGTATGAGCAGCCGGTTAAACCTGGAGATCAGGGAAAAACATGGCATTGCTTATACGGTTGAGTCGAACTATACCTCGCTAACAGATACCGGCATCTTCTCGATTTACTTTGGTACAGATAGCGAAAAAGCCGAAAAAGCCACCAAACTGATCCTTAAGGAACTTAAAAAGCTGCGCGATCAGAAGTTGGGCACCCTGCAGCTGCACCAGGCCAAGGAGAAATTTATCGGGCAGATAGCATTAGCCGAAGAAAACCGCATGAGCCTGATCATATCCATGGCAAAAAGCCTGCTCGATTTTAATTATATAGATACGCTGCAGGAGGTATTTGACAAAATTAATGCGGTAACATCCGAACAATTGTTAGAAATAAGTAATGAAATTTTTGATAATGACAGGATGATTACCTTACTATTTGAGCCTAAGCAATAA
- the hpt gene encoding hypoxanthine phosphoribosyltransferase: MEISIADLKFEPLIKSAAIDARIKAIGKQLNADYQHTVPVFVGVLNGSFLFIADIIKQIDIPCEVTFTKLASYYGGTKSSLKIRDDIDFSVDIKGRDVLVIEDIVDTGNTANYLLEKLRAKQPASIKVCSLLLKPASLLKPIEELKYVGFEIENEFVVGYGLDYKEMGRNLKDIYKKV, from the coding sequence ATGGAAATAAGCATAGCCGACCTTAAGTTTGAGCCCCTTATAAAATCTGCCGCCATTGATGCGCGCATCAAAGCAATTGGCAAACAATTAAATGCCGATTACCAGCACACCGTGCCCGTATTTGTGGGAGTTTTGAATGGCAGCTTTTTGTTTATTGCCGATATTATTAAGCAAATAGATATTCCTTGCGAAGTTACTTTTACCAAGCTGGCCTCTTATTACGGCGGTACTAAAAGCTCTTTAAAGATCCGTGATGACATTGATTTCAGCGTGGATATAAAAGGCCGCGATGTTTTGGTGATTGAAGATATTGTTGACACCGGGAACACCGCGAATTACCTGCTCGAAAAACTGCGTGCGAAGCAGCCAGCATCTATAAAGGTTTGCTCTCTGCTGCTAAAACCAGCGTCGCTGCTAAAACCAATAGAAGAACTGAAATACGTTGGCTTTGAAATTGAAAACGAATTTGTAGTTGGCTACGGACTTGACTACAAAGAGATGGGCCGCAATTTGAAGGATATTTATAAGAAGGTTTAG
- a CDS encoding cyclase family protein, giving the protein MIDRRVIFDFDIAFTNGGGIQGQDFRLDIDGDTIDDKALADYLVKDMQLLMVGEVEILNKHYIEEKHKRAAINLAADELLIDLSHSIFDGLVTYKGLPAPIICDYLSRERSKEFYEAGTEFQIGKIELVTNTGTYLDCPFHRFEHGKDLSQIALEQCAELDAITINAKDATAIGREYFVGKEISNKAVLVYTGWAQHWNTADYFEGHPYLTEDAAVYLRDCGVKLVGIDSHNIDNTTGKKRPVHSILLGAEILIVEHLCNLQLLPENSFLFSAVPPKIEGAGTFPVRAYANLKS; this is encoded by the coding sequence ATGATTGATAGAAGAGTTATTTTTGATTTCGATATCGCTTTCACCAATGGCGGCGGCATCCAGGGCCAGGATTTTCGTTTAGATATTGATGGCGATACTATTGATGACAAAGCGCTTGCCGATTACCTTGTAAAGGACATGCAGCTATTGATGGTTGGCGAAGTAGAAATTCTGAATAAGCACTACATAGAAGAAAAGCACAAGCGTGCGGCTATAAACCTTGCGGCTGACGAGCTGCTTATTGATCTTAGTCATTCCATTTTTGATGGCCTGGTAACCTACAAAGGATTGCCCGCCCCAATAATATGCGATTACCTGAGCCGTGAAAGGTCAAAAGAATTTTACGAAGCCGGAACGGAGTTCCAGATAGGGAAGATTGAATTGGTTACCAATACCGGCACCTACCTGGACTGCCCTTTCCACAGGTTTGAACACGGTAAAGACCTTTCGCAGATAGCCCTGGAGCAATGTGCAGAACTGGATGCCATCACCATTAACGCAAAAGATGCTACAGCAATAGGCCGGGAATATTTTGTTGGAAAAGAGATCAGTAATAAAGCGGTGCTGGTTTACACCGGCTGGGCGCAGCACTGGAATACCGCCGATTATTTTGAAGGCCATCCCTATCTTACCGAAGACGCCGCCGTATATTTAAGAGATTGCGGCGTTAAGCTGGTAGGGATTGACAGCCATAATATTGACAATACCACAGGCAAAAAAAGGCCCGTGCATTCTATATTACTTGGTGCAGAAATATTAATAGTTGAGCACTTATGCAACCTTCAGCTTTTACCCGAAAACAGTTTCCTGTTTAGCGCCGTTCCGCCTAAAATTGAAGGCGCCGGCACTTTCCCGGTAAGGGCGTACGCAAATTTAAAAAGCTAA